A single genomic interval of Alcaligenes sp. SDU_A2 harbors:
- the lepA gene encoding translation elongation factor 4 encodes MDHIRNFSIIAHIDHGKSTLADRLIQRCGGLADREMSTQVLDSMDIEKERGITIKAQTAALQYKSKSGKIYNLNLIDTPGHVDFSYEVSRSLSACEGALLVVDASQGVEAQTVANCYTAIEQGVEVIPVLNKMDLPQADPDAARQEVEDVIGIDASDAIAASAKTGLGIDDILETIVARVPPPVGSPDQPLQALIIDSWFDNYVGVVMLVRIVNGVLRPKDKVLLMATRATHLVEHIGVFTPKSENRQQLSAGEVGFVIAGIKELEHAKVGDTITLAGKPAAAALPGFKEVKPQVFAGLYPVESSEYDQLRDSLEKLKLNDASLMFEPEVSQALGFGFRCGFLGLLHMEIVQERLEREFDMDIITTAPSVVYEVERRDGEVLMIESPSRMPEVAHIEDVREPIVVVSLLMPQEYVGPVMTLCTAKRGLQLNMTYHGRQVNLTYEMPLAEIVLDFFDRLKSVSRGYASMDYEFKEYRSADVVKVDVLINGDRVDALSMIVHRSNARYRGREVVAKMRALIPRQMFDIAIQAAIGAEVIARENVKALRKNVLAKCYGGDISRKKKLLEKQKAGKKRMKQVGNVEIPQEAFLAILQVEDK; translated from the coding sequence ATGGATCACATCCGCAATTTCTCCATCATTGCCCATATCGATCATGGCAAATCCACCCTGGCTGATCGCCTGATTCAACGCTGTGGAGGCCTGGCCGACCGCGAGATGTCGACCCAGGTTCTGGATTCGATGGACATCGAGAAAGAGCGAGGCATCACCATCAAGGCCCAGACCGCTGCCCTGCAATACAAATCCAAGAGCGGCAAGATCTACAACCTGAACCTGATCGACACCCCCGGTCACGTGGACTTTTCCTACGAGGTCAGCCGGTCCTTATCGGCTTGTGAAGGGGCGCTGCTGGTGGTCGATGCCTCTCAGGGCGTGGAAGCGCAAACCGTCGCCAATTGCTATACCGCCATCGAGCAGGGCGTGGAAGTCATCCCCGTGCTCAACAAGATGGACCTGCCGCAGGCCGATCCCGACGCCGCCCGCCAGGAGGTCGAAGATGTCATTGGCATCGACGCCAGCGATGCCATTGCCGCCAGCGCCAAGACGGGCCTGGGCATTGACGATATTCTGGAAACCATCGTGGCGCGCGTGCCCCCGCCGGTGGGCAGTCCCGATCAGCCTTTGCAGGCGTTGATCATCGATTCCTGGTTCGACAACTACGTTGGCGTGGTCATGTTGGTGCGCATTGTCAACGGTGTGTTGCGTCCCAAGGACAAGGTGTTGCTGATGGCCACCCGCGCCACGCATCTGGTCGAGCACATCGGCGTGTTCACCCCCAAGTCAGAAAACCGCCAGCAGTTGTCCGCCGGCGAGGTGGGCTTTGTGATTGCGGGCATCAAGGAGCTGGAACACGCTAAAGTGGGCGACACCATCACGTTGGCCGGCAAGCCGGCCGCCGCCGCCTTGCCCGGCTTTAAAGAGGTCAAGCCGCAGGTGTTTGCCGGGCTGTATCCGGTGGAAAGCAGCGAGTACGATCAGCTGCGCGACTCGCTGGAAAAGCTCAAGCTCAACGATGCCTCGCTGATGTTCGAGCCCGAAGTCTCCCAGGCATTGGGCTTTGGTTTCCGCTGCGGTTTTCTGGGCTTGTTGCACATGGAGATCGTGCAAGAGCGCCTGGAGCGCGAGTTCGATATGGACATCATCACCACGGCACCGTCGGTGGTCTACGAAGTCGAGCGCCGCGACGGCGAAGTGCTGATGATCGAGAGCCCATCGCGCATGCCCGAGGTGGCGCACATCGAAGATGTGCGCGAACCCATTGTGGTGGTTTCGCTGCTGATGCCGCAAGAATACGTGGGGCCTGTCATGACTTTGTGTACAGCCAAGCGTGGTCTGCAGTTAAATATGACCTATCACGGGCGTCAGGTAAACCTGACCTACGAAATGCCTTTGGCTGAGATCGTGCTCGATTTCTTTGATCGCCTGAAGTCGGTGTCGCGCGGTTACGCATCGATGGACTATGAATTCAAGGAATACCGCTCTGCCGATGTGGTCAAGGTCGATGTGCTGATCAATGGCGATCGGGTCGATGCTCTGTCCATGATTGTGCACCGCAGTAATGCGCGCTATCGTGGCCGCGAAGTCGTTGCCAAAATGCGCGCCCTGATTCCGCGCCAGATGTTCGATATTGCGATCCAGGCGGCCATCGGTGCCGAGGTCATCGCCCGCGAGAACGTCAAGGCGCTGCGCAAGAACGTGCTGGCCAAGTGTTATGGCGGCGATATTTCACGCAAGAAAAAGCTGCTTGAAAAGCAAAAAGCAGGCAAGAAGCGCATGAAACAGGTGGGTAACGTCGAAATTCCGCAAGAGGCTTTCCTGGCCATTTTGCAGGTCGAAGACAAATAA
- the lepB gene encoding signal peptidase I translates to MSWDFALILFVLLVVTGVIWCLDRFSLRPRRQRRAQAAMDAVPLDAGVDPEENQRLRQEAYDRENRMPWWIEYGVSFFPVILFVFVLRSFIFEPFRIPSGSMLPTLKSGDLILVNKFEYGIRLPVSGAKVIPLGQPERGDVIVFRYPVDTNVDYIKRVVGLPGDRVEYRDKILSVNGQPVPQVRNGDYYEPDRTAYIGRYLEELGKTQHNILLNKNVPQGLMPIVAFPHREACEYFVNGVSCVVPQGNYFVMGDNRDNSLDSRYWGFVPDDNVVGRAFFIWMNFREPGRIGRFH, encoded by the coding sequence ATGAGCTGGGATTTCGCTCTGATTTTGTTCGTGCTGCTGGTGGTGACCGGCGTGATCTGGTGTCTGGATCGCTTCTCGCTGCGTCCGCGCCGGCAGCGGCGCGCTCAGGCGGCGATGGATGCCGTGCCGCTGGATGCGGGCGTCGACCCGGAGGAAAACCAGCGCCTGCGTCAGGAAGCCTATGATCGCGAAAATCGCATGCCCTGGTGGATTGAGTACGGCGTCAGTTTTTTTCCGGTCATTCTGTTCGTGTTTGTGTTGCGCTCGTTCATTTTCGAGCCGTTTCGCATTCCATCGGGTTCCATGCTGCCCACACTCAAAAGCGGCGACCTGATTCTGGTCAATAAATTCGAGTACGGCATTCGCCTGCCGGTCAGCGGTGCCAAGGTCATCCCTCTGGGGCAGCCCGAGCGCGGCGATGTCATTGTGTTCCGCTACCCCGTGGACACCAATGTGGATTACATCAAACGCGTGGTGGGCCTGCCGGGCGATCGTGTGGAATATCGCGACAAGATTCTGTCCGTCAACGGCCAGCCTGTGCCGCAGGTGCGCAATGGCGATTATTACGAGCCCGATCGCACCGCTTATATCGGCCGCTATCTGGAAGAGTTGGGCAAGACCCAGCACAACATCTTGCTCAACAAAAATGTGCCGCAGGGCCTGATGCCCATCGTGGCTTTTCCGCATCGTGAAGCCTGCGAATACTTCGTCAACGGCGTGTCCTGCGTTGTTCCTCAAGGCAATTACTTTGTCATGGGCGATAATCGCGACAACAGCCTGGACAGCCGCTATTGGGGCTTTGTGCCCGATGACAATGTGGTTGGGCGTGCTTTCTTCATCTGGATGAACTTCCGCGAACCAGGGCGTATTGGCCGCTTCCACTAA